One Vibrio gallaecicus genomic region harbors:
- a CDS encoding ExbD/TolR family protein gives MKIKSFTDREESPQVDLTPLIDVVFILLIFFILSANFQKESAIEVDRPSASSSTLKSESKTLTVSVDREHNIWFNGQNINLSQLQFQVKAQLLGNKTTNAIINADRSLDTGTLISVIDTLRLSGLTNVAIATQD, from the coding sequence ATGAAAATTAAATCTTTCACCGATAGAGAGGAATCACCTCAAGTCGACCTGACTCCGTTGATTGACGTCGTGTTTATCCTTCTGATCTTCTTTATTTTATCGGCCAACTTCCAAAAGGAATCAGCCATAGAAGTGGATAGACCTAGCGCCTCTAGTTCTACATTAAAATCCGAATCAAAAACACTCACTGTCAGTGTCGATCGCGAGCACAATATTTGGTTTAACGGACAAAACATCAACCTAAGCCAATTGCAGTTTCAAGTAAAAGCCCAGTTATTAGGTAACAAAACGACGAATGCCATTATCAATGCCGACCGAAGCTTAGATACCGGTACACTTATCTCCGTAATTGACACACTGCGCTTATCAGGGCTAACTAATGTTGCTATCGCTACCCAAGACTAG
- a CDS encoding MotA/TolQ/ExbB proton channel family protein, which translates to MLEQLINARLPIDHPIMWFIGFISLVMWGLIIQCYSRLRSLKHIDLSSQIEVILTQYANISSTERNYLRQGWVNQISQYLSVGLNEIRLFVRILPMLGLLGTVDGMMACFEQLNSNDVLSAVSNGISQAMLTTLAGLLAALSGMYLAYNLKRQHQKLLDHYSNKWKFHEN; encoded by the coding sequence ATGTTAGAACAACTCATCAATGCTCGCTTACCAATAGACCACCCTATCATGTGGTTTATTGGTTTTATATCGCTTGTAATGTGGGGGCTAATCATTCAGTGCTATTCACGTCTGCGTTCGCTGAAACATATCGATTTATCTTCGCAAATTGAAGTAATACTGACTCAGTACGCCAACATTAGTTCAACTGAACGTAACTATTTACGGCAGGGTTGGGTAAACCAAATTAGCCAGTACCTCAGCGTAGGGCTTAACGAAATTCGCTTATTTGTTCGCATTCTTCCAATGCTTGGCCTGCTTGGCACAGTCGATGGAATGATGGCTTGTTTTGAGCAACTCAATAGTAACGATGTACTCAGCGCCGTCTCGAATGGTATTAGCCAAGCTATGCTAACGACTTTAGCTGGCTTGCTTGCCGCCCTATCAGGTATGTACTTGGCTTATAACCTAAAAAGACAGCATCAAAAGCTCCTCGACCACTATTCTAATAAATGGAAATTTCATGAAAATTAA
- a CDS encoding MotA/TolQ/ExbB proton channel family protein — protein sequence MNTYSSKSCSSFLLTVCLIGVFNVGSAIGASTTTLPNNSPSETLQGIFERVERSNKDDVQRYEQLKSRKQSQLSEVNEQVSSQQFKLNELNENNARLEEDILRLQQKLRDKQKQVEAARSGIIEVIDLTSAQQNNFIANNQPLATWFNNRMPKPIEKSDFNITTINTLWLAMIQQISESSEPREYIGDILLPSGKVERASIQQIGAFSQLSKDFGWLSFEGARQQWQQITPQPQFNRTPDQWVIDPNFGLGFIASAKQPKWYESYKPAGIIGLLITFIAVIGFSIGLVRLITLTKEKRAVTHQASRLSALSNGNILGRVLIQLKECATEQEMEDVVDANVSREMPWLHKGIGTLAVLAAIAPLMGLLGTVGGMIETFSVITAQGVTDGDLLSGGIAEALLTTKLGLLVAVPLLIIHCLVKNQAQQLAEILEYQVTSLVVDIRYGKREPC from the coding sequence ATGAATACATACTCTTCGAAGTCCTGCTCTTCATTTCTATTAACTGTATGCCTAATAGGGGTGTTCAATGTCGGTTCCGCGATAGGAGCCAGTACCACAACGTTACCAAACAACAGCCCTAGCGAAACGCTGCAAGGTATCTTTGAACGTGTTGAGCGCAGTAACAAAGATGATGTTCAACGTTATGAACAACTAAAATCTCGTAAACAAAGCCAGTTATCCGAAGTCAATGAACAAGTCAGTTCACAGCAATTTAAATTAAATGAACTCAACGAAAACAATGCACGACTTGAAGAAGATATTCTTAGGCTGCAACAAAAATTACGAGACAAGCAAAAACAAGTTGAAGCCGCTCGATCTGGGATCATTGAAGTAATAGACCTGACGTCTGCTCAGCAAAATAACTTTATCGCGAATAATCAACCTTTGGCGACTTGGTTTAATAACCGTATGCCTAAGCCGATAGAAAAAAGTGATTTCAATATCACAACAATTAACACGCTTTGGCTTGCGATGATTCAGCAAATTTCGGAATCGAGTGAACCAAGAGAATATATAGGCGATATATTATTGCCTAGCGGTAAAGTTGAACGTGCTTCAATTCAGCAAATCGGGGCATTTAGCCAATTATCCAAAGACTTCGGCTGGTTGAGCTTTGAGGGAGCCCGTCAGCAATGGCAACAAATCACACCACAACCCCAATTTAACCGCACACCAGATCAATGGGTTATCGACCCTAACTTTGGTTTGGGTTTTATCGCATCGGCAAAACAGCCTAAGTGGTACGAATCTTACAAGCCAGCTGGCATTATTGGTTTACTTATTACCTTCATTGCAGTGATTGGATTTTCTATCGGCTTGGTTCGCCTCATTACGCTGACTAAAGAGAAAAGAGCGGTAACCCACCAAGCCAGTAGGCTAAGTGCCCTCTCAAATGGGAACATTCTAGGACGAGTACTCATTCAGCTTAAAGAGTGCGCGACCGAGCAAGAAATGGAAGACGTGGTTGATGCAAATGTCAGTCGTGAAATGCCTTGGTTACACAAAGGTATAGGAACATTAGCAGTATTGGCAGCCATTGCCCCTCTTATGGGGTTATTAGGTACCGTTGGCGGCATGATCGAGACGTTTTCGGTGATCACAGCTCAGGGCGTAACAGATGGGGATCTACTTTCTGGCGGCATTGCCGAGGCACTACTCACAACCAAACTAGGGCTTCTTGTGGCTGTACCTTTACTTATCATCCATTGCTTAGTTAAAAACCAAGCACAACAACTTGCCGAAATTCTAGAATACCAAGTCACCAGTTTAGTGGTCGATATTCGCTACGGAAAGCGTGAGCCATGTTAG
- a CDS encoding DUF3450 domain-containing protein, which produces MIPFRFIPLVIFSISLQNASFAESTTSHKIQKQTGYIESSSTIQKHVEAIDDQTQLQREITRNLDHEIRLQTRYQSQLQRQLEQLESVVDELESEMSNIRQTKVNLYPLLEKMVTTLEDLVRTDLPFDKRQRLERVERLNLDLDNPQMSEAEKLERILIAYQTEIQYGTQVKTWFGRLTPTQEVQFIRVGRLGYYYLSLDTLTAGVWLADDQKWGALGANETAQIEQALITLNDGGTYPVITLPKAQ; this is translated from the coding sequence ATGATTCCATTTCGATTTATACCTTTAGTAATATTCTCAATATCACTGCAAAATGCATCTTTTGCAGAATCAACAACTAGTCATAAGATTCAAAAACAAACAGGTTATATTGAATCATCTTCCACGATTCAGAAGCACGTAGAAGCAATCGACGACCAAACTCAGCTTCAACGTGAAATAACAAGAAACTTGGATCATGAGATAAGGCTACAAACGCGCTATCAAAGCCAACTTCAAAGACAGCTAGAGCAATTAGAAAGTGTTGTTGATGAGTTAGAGAGTGAAATGAGTAACATTCGCCAAACAAAAGTGAATTTGTACCCTCTATTGGAAAAGATGGTCACGACCTTAGAAGACTTAGTAAGAACCGACCTACCATTTGATAAACGACAAAGGCTTGAGCGTGTTGAACGCCTCAATTTAGATTTAGATAACCCGCAAATGAGTGAAGCCGAAAAACTTGAACGTATTCTGATCGCGTATCAGACAGAGATCCAATACGGGACTCAAGTAAAAACTTGGTTTGGTCGCTTGACCCCAACTCAAGAAGTTCAATTCATCAGAGTTGGACGTTTAGGCTATTACTATTTGTCGCTGGATACCTTAACTGCAGGGGTGTGGCTCGCAGATGATCAGAAATGGGGAGCACTAGGGGCTAACGAAACTGCGCAGATTGAACAAGCTCTCATCACTCTCAATGATGGCGGCACTTATCCAGTTATCACACTTCCAAAGGCGCAATAG
- a CDS encoding TonB-dependent receptor plug domain-containing protein has translation MHTFNKTILAVTIASLCSVSSVYAETEKPSNTQTDLTVNVTDTRDDDLSTKQTLDADDIKDTPSSNGNLTDYLKDNPNVRFAGGDLDGLQGGEIKPSSISINGADSEQTAYLLDGININNDIDPGHQLFDGSMAVNPNKSSEQAYYFDANLLTGVTAYTSDVPVSLGGFTGGAVVAETRHYSGENRVKLRYRGTQSDWASVHIDDHVKAATEALEPTGSEATYQPKYKKNFFSLMAEQSLTDDIGMVLGFSRRDSDIQQTRLLNPTGERDREDQTRRSDNFLANFNWVPDVNRSLEFGLRLSDYSEGKYFATNTEGDVTDTHLAYGSTVKWTQKLGAGSFSATAAYDKFKDERDSSSNTANVYIEFDPAFEFYEGGYGDSQMTQQNINLLLAYDFDRIDVGPTSHLISLGADYRKTDFEFNRDHDVNINTAMTWGGVEIGQSSETLNAGSVSTDHQDYAIYVEDQIQIGNLTLRPGIRIDRDDFLENTNIAPRFVSSLQVARDTNVSFGINRYYGRSFASMKLAGEVQELNNDTSRDYASIDGLKTPHADEVTFGITQNVSNFVLSASYVNRDYKNRIVTEELRTAGSKVVSYVNTESYSADVYTIQASNIKPWVLGPTYWTTTLAADWTTTDYSTVASGYNANELIYLDGKLMTRAEAQEKVNSNGEEWIVRLGLDMEVPTYNIAWANKIYIKAPVKDTEYSTDAADGKEMYYSYDHGTQTQWDTRLRYQPSLYGTHSAYVQVDILNLLDDVRQKGIFSTASNATFSPGREFWLELGYEF, from the coding sequence ATGCACACCTTTAATAAAACTATCCTCGCCGTGACCATTGCGTCGCTCTGTTCTGTGTCCAGCGTTTATGCAGAAACAGAAAAACCATCGAATACTCAAACTGATCTTACCGTTAATGTAACCGATACGAGAGATGATGATCTTTCAACTAAACAGACGCTTGATGCTGATGATATTAAAGATACACCGTCATCAAACGGGAACTTAACGGACTATTTAAAAGATAACCCAAATGTGCGTTTTGCTGGTGGTGATTTAGATGGCTTACAAGGTGGTGAAATTAAGCCAAGTTCAATTTCGATTAACGGTGCCGACTCAGAACAAACAGCCTACCTATTAGACGGTATAAACATTAATAATGATATTGACCCAGGTCACCAGTTGTTTGATGGCTCAATGGCAGTTAACCCGAATAAAAGTTCAGAACAGGCTTATTACTTTGATGCCAACCTTTTAACTGGTGTTACTGCTTACACAAGTGATGTTCCTGTGAGTTTAGGTGGCTTTACCGGTGGTGCAGTGGTCGCGGAAACTCGCCATTATAGCGGCGAAAACCGAGTGAAGTTACGCTATCGTGGTACACAATCTGATTGGGCTTCAGTTCATATCGATGACCATGTAAAAGCAGCGACTGAAGCTTTAGAGCCAACAGGTTCAGAAGCCACTTATCAACCTAAATACAAAAAGAATTTCTTCAGTCTAATGGCGGAGCAATCTCTGACAGATGATATAGGGATGGTGCTTGGATTCAGCCGTCGAGATTCTGATATTCAACAAACCCGACTTTTAAACCCGACAGGGGAAAGAGATAGAGAAGATCAGACTCGACGTTCAGATAACTTTCTCGCGAACTTTAATTGGGTGCCTGATGTTAACCGAAGCTTAGAGTTTGGCTTACGCTTGTCTGATTATAGTGAAGGTAAGTACTTTGCGACAAATACGGAAGGTGATGTTACAGATACTCACTTAGCTTATGGCTCTACAGTTAAGTGGACGCAAAAACTAGGTGCTGGCTCCTTCTCGGCAACGGCGGCCTACGATAAGTTCAAAGATGAACGAGATTCTTCATCAAACACTGCCAACGTTTATATCGAATTTGATCCTGCGTTTGAGTTCTACGAAGGAGGCTATGGTGATAGCCAAATGACTCAGCAAAATATCAACCTGCTATTAGCGTATGACTTCGATCGTATTGATGTCGGACCTACGTCACATCTTATATCTTTGGGCGCGGATTATCGAAAAACTGATTTCGAATTCAATCGCGACCATGATGTTAACATCAATACAGCAATGACTTGGGGTGGTGTTGAGATTGGTCAATCAAGCGAGACGTTGAACGCAGGTAGTGTTAGTACTGATCACCAAGACTACGCTATATATGTCGAAGACCAAATTCAAATTGGTAACCTGACACTTCGCCCTGGTATTCGAATTGACCGAGATGATTTCTTAGAAAACACTAACATAGCGCCGCGATTTGTATCGTCGCTACAGGTGGCACGTGACACAAATGTGAGTTTTGGTATAAACCGATACTACGGTCGTTCGTTTGCCTCTATGAAATTAGCAGGAGAAGTTCAAGAACTTAATAACGATACATCACGCGATTACGCTTCAATCGATGGTTTAAAGACACCTCATGCTGATGAAGTCACTTTTGGTATCACGCAAAACGTATCGAATTTTGTGCTTTCTGCAAGTTACGTCAATAGAGATTATAAGAATCGAATTGTAACGGAAGAGCTGAGAACAGCAGGTTCCAAAGTGGTCTCTTACGTTAACACTGAAAGCTACAGTGCTGATGTTTATACCATTCAAGCAAGCAATATTAAACCATGGGTTCTAGGACCGACTTACTGGACTACTACCTTAGCTGCCGACTGGACTACAACCGACTATTCAACTGTAGCAAGTGGTTATAACGCTAACGAGCTTATCTACCTTGACGGTAAGTTGATGACTCGGGCGGAAGCACAAGAGAAAGTAAACAGCAATGGTGAGGAGTGGATTGTTCGCTTAGGACTAGATATGGAAGTGCCAACGTACAATATAGCTTGGGCAAACAAAATCTACATAAAGGCTCCAGTGAAAGATACTGAGTATTCTACGGATGCGGCTGATGGTAAAGAAATGTACTACAGCTACGATCACGGAACGCAAACCCAGTGGGATACTCGACTTCGTTACCAGCCAAGCCTTTATGGAACTCACTCGGCTTACGTTCAAGTTGATATTCTCAATTTACTAGATGATGTTCGTCAAAAAGGTATCTTTAGCACAGCAAGTAATGCAACCTTCTCCCCAGGTCGTGAGTTCTGGCTTGAGCTAGGTTACGAATTCTAA
- a CDS encoding ABC transporter ATP-binding protein/permease has protein sequence MSNPSPLSLKDKSFLSQVWSLAHPYWSSDEKRIAWLLLGFVVGLNYLIVEVAVLYSNWNRDFFNLMQNEEWHNFWNMLGQFVLIMVVYTVIDLAEEYLRRTLRIRWRRWLTHTFLEKWLGGKRLYRHQLSYADSDNPDQRISQDVKDFCDKTLKMGLGLLRTVTSLFSFVVILWNLSGSLTFEFAGSEWVIPGYMVWVAIVYSIIGTWLTHKIAKRLVPLNFEQEKSEADFRFHLMRVREHAESIALQRGELAENSRTQTLFGKVWDNWQQLTGMKLKYGAFTSGYNEVARIFPYLVASPRLMSGALQLGDMMQTATGFYRVQEAFSWFVDSYEELSDWRAVTDRLITFHAQLEALPNANSLPRSEKPEWRDLNLYSPEQQPLLSEQSGAISQSIIIKGVSGGGKSTFIRSLAGLWPYQNGEISMPDDSECMFIPQKPYLPNATLRDILLYPNCNSVSDEELSEALTLAGIAKFSDQIDMQNNWQQNVSGGELQKIMLARSLVQKPQWLFLDEAMSALDPESYRSIREVMKVQLPDSYIVEVSHRESHEEEQNQLILCTQTQSFKYL, from the coding sequence ATGTCTAACCCATCCCCTTTGTCTCTAAAAGACAAATCCTTCCTTTCTCAAGTATGGTCGCTAGCACATCCGTACTGGAGCAGCGACGAGAAACGTATTGCTTGGCTGCTTCTCGGCTTTGTTGTTGGTTTGAACTATTTGATCGTTGAAGTCGCGGTTCTTTACAGCAATTGGAACCGTGATTTTTTCAACCTAATGCAAAATGAAGAATGGCATAACTTTTGGAATATGCTGGGTCAATTTGTGCTTATTATGGTTGTGTATACCGTCATTGATTTAGCCGAGGAATATCTGCGTAGAACCTTGCGTATTCGCTGGCGTCGTTGGCTTACTCATACTTTCCTAGAAAAGTGGTTAGGCGGAAAACGCTTGTACCGCCATCAACTCAGTTACGCAGACAGTGATAACCCAGATCAGCGAATCTCGCAGGATGTAAAAGATTTCTGTGATAAAACGTTGAAGATGGGGTTGGGGTTACTTCGCACTGTAACCAGTTTATTTTCGTTTGTAGTCATTCTCTGGAATTTGTCTGGGAGCCTAACGTTTGAGTTTGCTGGTAGTGAGTGGGTGATTCCTGGATACATGGTGTGGGTTGCGATTGTTTATTCCATTATTGGTACTTGGTTGACTCACAAAATTGCCAAGCGTTTGGTACCACTGAACTTTGAACAAGAAAAAAGTGAAGCCGACTTTCGTTTCCACTTAATGCGTGTACGAGAGCATGCGGAATCTATTGCTTTACAACGTGGCGAACTAGCAGAAAACAGCCGCACACAAACCTTATTCGGCAAGGTTTGGGACAACTGGCAACAGCTTACTGGCATGAAGCTAAAATATGGTGCGTTTACCAGTGGCTACAATGAGGTTGCGCGAATTTTCCCATACTTGGTTGCTTCACCAAGATTGATGAGTGGTGCGTTACAACTTGGCGATATGATGCAAACTGCAACGGGTTTTTATCGTGTTCAAGAAGCCTTCAGTTGGTTTGTCGACTCTTATGAAGAACTTTCAGATTGGCGCGCCGTCACCGACCGATTAATCACATTCCACGCTCAATTAGAAGCGTTACCAAATGCAAATTCATTACCACGATCAGAGAAGCCAGAGTGGCGTGATCTCAATTTGTATTCACCTGAACAACAGCCGTTACTTTCTGAACAAAGTGGTGCTATTTCTCAAAGTATCATCATTAAAGGTGTGTCTGGAGGCGGGAAAAGTACCTTTATTCGCTCGTTAGCAGGGCTGTGGCCTTATCAAAATGGTGAGATCAGCATGCCTGACGACAGCGAATGTATGTTTATTCCACAAAAACCGTATCTGCCTAATGCGACTCTGCGTGACATTCTTTTGTATCCGAACTGCAATTCAGTATCTGATGAAGAGTTGTCGGAAGCGTTAACGCTCGCAGGTATTGCTAAGTTCAGTGATCAAATCGATATGCAAAATAACTGGCAGCAAAATGTCTCAGGTGGTGAGCTTCAGAAAATCATGCTGGCACGCAGTTTGGTTCAAAAGCCGCAATGGCTTTTCTTGGATGAAGCAATGTCGGCGCTCGATCCTGAAAGCTACCGCTCAATTCGTGAAGTAATGAAGGTGCAACTCCCAGATAGCTATATCGTCGAAGTCTCACATCGCGAGAGTCACGAAGAAGAGCAAAACCAACTTATTTTATGCACACAAACACAATCGTTTAAATATTTATGA
- a CDS encoding M16 family metallopeptidase, which translates to MKINKILILASAALLGACQVITPTKSVDSTLDLSQTLSFDSNVEVGKLENGLSYYIAENTNPESRVYVRLVVNAGSMSEDDDQRGVAHIVEHMAFNGTKHYPGNEVIKVLEEAGMKFGVDINAFTDFENTVYTLNLPSNDPETLELVMDVLSDWASNVTMLKGDLDAERGIVLEEWRARLGPMLRLGDKKSAIEMAGSRYVMRDPIGDPHTIKNVSKYRVADFYTKWYRPDNMSVVVVGDVQTEQIKQLITRKLGDAKAPDSPLETVDYSIPLVEGWRSEVVSEEGYSSPSVEVSFFSTFEPDLSYARYQQDLAHQIATRLLNVRLQRWEQDEDNVVNAANFYSSNVGRETSQAVFSLQLVEGQYEQATQGLFQFVAQLTQHGFSEQEVRGEISRLKGVIDRNQDKKNYSIDLAGDLMVSAASKQILIDKEQAYQLNKYFLDRINVKQVNEAFRRAIQPKSRLVLLTQPTKKRQPKLATEWIESEWQSNMLSKQPQWVIDDSQAVLPVVDPKLGTLKQEKKWAEHRITEYRLSNGSKLVYRYSDSNPGQVHFKALTEGGLRSIPQQDYQALKTAISLVDDTGVGIVPQADIQTIFRGNPVVMSTLVGDYQQGFSGWAKTDSFEKMLKLFHLKLAASPVSEKSLKEYQVEMEQRLTGSQFDGADRFVRKVSELRFPDIPTVYSDNGEQAGSYTTQGLSDVYQEYIAGKTDYTYFVVGDITADQLEQLAARYLSSVEVKEPSRDHYELRASSPEVRYSKADSKEPRAEVEIYLVQDSQWRPDNAYYLELSGELVQEQLRLKLREQASGVYGVASWFWQDNYSSQAEGRILFTCAPERVDELISLTHSVLNSVAIQGADEQVLENKLVQRDDQIDRYLRSDLGMLNAMEQSYLLTDSPRLIQAQRRANSEANKLIIDGVMRQFLTQANRFEAVLLPELAADKSN; encoded by the coding sequence ATGAAGATTAACAAAATACTGATATTGGCAAGCGCGGCACTTTTAGGTGCTTGTCAGGTGATTACACCGACTAAAAGTGTAGATTCGACTTTGGACCTATCTCAGACGTTGAGTTTTGACAGCAACGTAGAAGTCGGCAAGCTTGAAAATGGCTTGAGCTATTACATTGCTGAAAATACTAATCCTGAATCGCGAGTTTATGTCCGCTTGGTCGTTAATGCTGGTTCAATGAGCGAAGACGATGATCAAAGAGGTGTCGCTCATATCGTTGAACATATGGCTTTTAATGGCACAAAACATTATCCCGGGAATGAAGTCATTAAAGTGCTGGAAGAAGCGGGAATGAAATTTGGTGTCGACATCAATGCGTTTACCGACTTTGAAAATACGGTTTACACCCTTAACTTGCCGAGTAACGATCCGGAAACTCTTGAATTGGTGATGGATGTACTTTCTGATTGGGCAAGTAATGTCACTATGCTCAAAGGGGATTTAGATGCAGAACGTGGCATTGTTTTGGAGGAGTGGCGTGCTCGATTAGGTCCAATGTTAAGGTTAGGTGATAAGAAAAGTGCGATTGAAATGGCTGGTTCACGCTATGTTATGCGTGACCCAATTGGTGACCCTCACACTATTAAAAATGTATCAAAGTATCGAGTTGCGGACTTTTATACTAAATGGTATCGCCCAGACAATATGTCGGTTGTGGTCGTTGGCGATGTTCAAACTGAACAAATCAAACAGCTAATTACTCGTAAATTAGGTGATGCCAAAGCGCCTGATTCACCGTTAGAGACCGTTGATTACAGTATCCCACTAGTGGAAGGCTGGCGTAGTGAAGTGGTATCAGAAGAGGGGTACTCATCGCCATCTGTGGAGGTCAGCTTTTTCTCAACTTTCGAACCAGATCTTAGCTACGCTCGCTACCAACAGGATCTTGCTCATCAAATAGCGACGCGTCTGCTCAATGTTCGTCTTCAACGTTGGGAACAAGATGAAGATAACGTGGTCAACGCAGCAAACTTTTACTCGTCAAATGTAGGTAGAGAAACATCACAAGCGGTGTTCTCTTTACAACTTGTTGAAGGGCAGTATGAGCAGGCAACACAAGGATTGTTCCAGTTTGTTGCTCAGCTCACTCAGCACGGCTTTTCTGAACAGGAAGTGCGCGGAGAAATCAGTCGTCTTAAAGGTGTTATTGACCGAAACCAAGACAAAAAAAATTACAGTATCGACCTTGCTGGAGACCTTATGGTATCAGCCGCTAGCAAACAGATATTGATAGATAAAGAGCAAGCTTATCAGCTTAACAAATACTTTTTAGACCGTATCAACGTTAAGCAAGTGAATGAGGCTTTCCGACGAGCCATACAACCTAAATCGCGTTTAGTTTTGTTAACTCAACCAACTAAGAAGCGACAACCTAAATTGGCGACTGAGTGGATTGAGAGTGAATGGCAGTCGAACATGCTTAGCAAACAGCCGCAATGGGTTATCGATGACAGCCAAGCTGTATTGCCAGTTGTTGACCCAAAGTTAGGGACACTCAAGCAAGAGAAAAAGTGGGCGGAACATCGTATTACTGAATATCGCTTGAGCAATGGAAGTAAACTTGTCTATCGTTATAGCGACAGCAACCCTGGTCAAGTCCATTTTAAGGCGTTAACTGAAGGCGGTTTACGCTCAATTCCTCAACAAGATTATCAAGCTCTAAAAACTGCGATCAGTCTAGTGGATGATACGGGAGTCGGTATTGTCCCACAGGCTGATATTCAAACCATCTTCCGTGGTAACCCTGTAGTGATGTCGACACTGGTTGGAGATTACCAACAAGGCTTCTCTGGTTGGGCGAAGACCGACAGTTTTGAAAAGATGTTAAAGCTATTTCATTTAAAATTGGCGGCAAGTCCAGTATCGGAAAAATCACTAAAAGAGTACCAAGTTGAGATGGAGCAGCGTTTAACTGGCAGCCAGTTTGACGGTGCCGATCGCTTTGTTAGAAAGGTCTCGGAGCTACGCTTTCCTGACATTCCGACAGTGTATAGCGATAATGGTGAACAAGCGGGATCCTATACGACACAAGGGCTTAGTGATGTTTATCAAGAATACATCGCTGGTAAAACGGATTACACCTATTTTGTCGTGGGCGATATTACCGCTGATCAACTTGAACAACTTGCCGCGCGCTATTTATCCTCGGTTGAGGTGAAAGAGCCTTCGAGAGATCACTACGAGTTAAGAGCATCGTCGCCAGAAGTGCGTTACAGCAAAGCCGATTCTAAAGAGCCGAGAGCAGAAGTTGAGATCTACTTAGTTCAAGATTCTCAGTGGCGACCAGATAATGCTTACTACTTGGAGTTGAGCGGCGAGTTAGTTCAAGAGCAGTTACGCTTGAAGCTTCGAGAGCAGGCATCGGGAGTTTATGGTGTGGCGAGTTGGTTTTGGCAAGATAATTACAGCTCGCAAGCCGAAGGTCGAATTTTGTTTACTTGCGCACCGGAGCGAGTTGATGAATTAATATCACTGACGCATTCAGTGCTGAATTCAGTTGCAATTCAAGGAGCCGATGAACAAGTGCTTGAGAATAAATTAGTTCAACGTGACGACCAAATTGACCGTTACCTGCGTTCAGATCTAGGTATGTTAAATGCGATGGAACAATCTTATCTACTGACGGATAGCCCGCGCTTAATTCAAGCTCAGCGCCGAGCGAACAGTGAGGCAAACAAGTTGATAATTGATGGAGTTATGCGTCAGTTTTTAACTCAGGCTAATCGTTTTGAGGCTGTGCTGCTACCTGAATTGGCTGCGGATAAGTCAAACTAA
- a CDS encoding DNA alkylation repair protein, with product MIRSPIIPDAPKAITKGVPLKLLINDPAIECLALNIVYVYRQFNVDAFCTQAKSGLEALSLMERGKHVAVALKSNLPQNYTQAITIIMNSLTPEEAFTEEFGLSGFFYLPHSFFISEYGLDKENNGGEDPFDVSMNAMFKLTKRFTAEFAIRRFLIEQQDRTLAHLEKRLNDNCPNIRRLCTEGTRPKLPWGKRIQSFVINPQPTLPFIEALKDDESLFVRRSVANHLGDIAKDHPKIIFTLCESWLEQGASDEVKWVIRHALRYPAKQKNPQALSIRNAAKI from the coding sequence ATGATCCGATCACCCATCATTCCCGACGCGCCAAAAGCCATTACCAAAGGTGTGCCACTAAAGCTGTTAATTAATGATCCAGCTATTGAGTGTTTAGCTCTCAATATTGTTTACGTCTATCGCCAGTTTAATGTTGATGCCTTTTGTACTCAGGCTAAATCAGGTTTAGAAGCACTTTCATTGATGGAAAGAGGAAAGCATGTTGCCGTGGCTTTGAAATCGAATCTTCCTCAGAATTACACCCAAGCTATAACTATTATAATGAACTCACTCACCCCGGAAGAAGCGTTTACCGAAGAGTTTGGTCTCTCTGGTTTCTTTTATCTGCCTCATAGCTTTTTCATTTCAGAGTACGGACTTGATAAAGAAAATAATGGTGGGGAAGATCCTTTTGATGTCTCGATGAATGCGATGTTTAAGCTCACTAAACGTTTTACAGCTGAATTCGCCATTCGCCGCTTCCTCATTGAACAGCAAGATCGAACGTTAGCGCACCTCGAAAAAAGACTAAATGATAACTGCCCAAATATAAGGCGACTATGTACGGAAGGCACCAGACCCAAATTACCATGGGGAAAGAGAATCCAATCTTTCGTCATTAACCCCCAACCAACGCTTCCATTTATTGAAGCATTGAAAGATGACGAATCACTATTTGTGAGAAGAAGTGTCGCGAATCATCTTGGGGATATTGCAAAAGATCATCCAAAGATCATCTTCACATTATGCGAGAGTTGGCTCGAACAAGGAGCCTCCGATGAAGTCAAATGGGTAATAAGACACGCACTGCGCTACCCAGCAAAACAGAAGAACCCACAAGCCCTTTCAATAAGAAATGCAGCTAAAATATAA